A DNA window from Prochlorococcus marinus str. GP2 contains the following coding sequences:
- a CDS encoding anthranilate synthase component II — translation MFLVIDNYDSFTYNLVQYLGELSVDHEITKELIVKRNDEITLDEIIKLNPSGILLSPGPGNPDQSGICLPILKKLSKNIPTLGVCLGHQALAQAFGGKVIVGRELMHGKTSKIFHNQKGLFKDIETPFVATRYHSLIVDSSSLPTCFDITATLEDSTIMAISHKEYKHLHGVQFHPESVLTQFGHKLISNFLKMAEQK, via the coding sequence ATGTTTCTTGTTATTGATAATTACGATAGTTTTACATATAACCTTGTTCAATATTTAGGAGAACTTTCTGTTGATCATGAAATTACTAAAGAATTAATAGTTAAAAGAAATGATGAAATTACTCTAGATGAAATTATCAAACTAAATCCTAGTGGAATCCTATTATCTCCAGGTCCTGGTAATCCAGATCAATCTGGAATTTGTCTGCCAATACTAAAAAAATTATCTAAAAATATTCCGACATTAGGAGTTTGTTTAGGGCATCAAGCTTTGGCCCAAGCTTTTGGAGGTAAGGTTATAGTTGGGAGAGAACTTATGCATGGTAAGACATCCAAAATATTTCATAATCAAAAAGGTTTGTTTAAAGATATCGAGACTCCATTTGTGGCAACTAGATATCATAGTCTTATAGTTGATTCAAGTTCATTACCAACTTGTTTCGATATAACTGCGACTTTAGAAGACTCAACTATTATGGCTATTTCTCACAAAGAATATAAGCATTTACATGGAGTACAGTTTCATCCTGAAAGTGTATTGACACAATTTGGTCATAAATTAATTAGTAATTTTCTAAAAATGGCTGAACAAAAGTAA
- a CDS encoding MBL fold metallo-hydrolase, whose translation MISQIKNIFFFILFSSFLPTSLLARNLVIKSLGHSSFLINSAEKSILINPFKAIGCASNLKEPKEVNVDFILASSRLPDEGYNPNNQLMFVEPGIYQFEDILLNGISVPHDRVDGRRFGMATVWSWEQNDLKIVHMGGAAGDIDINSQIILSRPDILFISIGGGKKSYDGKEASRIINILKPNVVIPVHFVRGKKINKECDFSNADLFIENMKDFKVKYVGKNFKIKPKRIDENTIYIFSD comes from the coding sequence ATGATTTCTCAAATTAAAAACATTTTCTTTTTTATACTATTCAGCTCTTTTTTGCCGACCTCATTATTGGCAAGAAATTTAGTAATAAAAAGTCTAGGACATAGTAGTTTCTTAATTAATAGTGCTGAAAAATCGATTCTTATAAATCCCTTTAAAGCAATAGGTTGTGCAAGCAATTTAAAAGAGCCAAAAGAAGTCAACGTGGATTTTATATTGGCTAGTTCTAGGCTTCCAGATGAAGGATATAATCCTAATAATCAATTAATGTTTGTAGAGCCAGGAATCTACCAATTTGAGGATATTTTATTAAATGGAATTTCCGTCCCACATGACAGAGTAGATGGAAGAAGATTTGGGATGGCAACTGTTTGGAGTTGGGAGCAGAATGATCTTAAAATTGTTCATATGGGAGGTGCTGCTGGTGATATTGATATCAATAGTCAAATTATTTTGTCTCGCCCAGATATCTTATTTATTTCAATTGGAGGGGGAAAAAAATCTTATGATGGGAAAGAAGCCTCAAGAATCATTAATATTTTAAAACCTAATGTAGTTATTCCTGTTCATTTTGTTCGCGGGAAAAAAATTAATAAAGAATGTGATTTCTCAAATGCTGATTTGTTTATCGAAAATATGAAAGATTTCAAAGTAAAATATGTAGGAAAAAATTTTAAAATAAAACCTAAAAGAATAGATGAAAATACAATTTATATTTTCAGTGATTAA